The Phragmites australis chromosome 13, lpPhrAust1.1, whole genome shotgun sequence DNA window aaaaaaggcccaccggacagcctcagaggtgcccggtgcgcccactctgtcttgttctcctgccagggcagggtggcaggccgagtgcttcgattctggtaacgttatcccgaggtgcgcaagtggaaacgggacgggacccgtgcatttaatgaacccacgccccccagccagggcatggccgggtctgacactggggcgtgggcagccgagaatgtcaggatgtcagaatgacaggccacgcgcgcctattaaatgcggcatcgggcccttgactggatgacactctggcgacggggccctttgagtctttgaacgatcttgcgcgaaccttctggggaccgagtccccgggggctgccacgtgcagccccgagcactatttcccgagcatcttggggggaccttcggggcaccgagtcctcgggggctgccacgtgcagccccgagcaccctctcccgagtacttcagtgagaccttcggggcaccgagtcctcgcgggctgccacgtgcagccccgagcaccctctcccgagtacttgagagggaccttcggggcaccgagtcctcgggggctgccacgcgcagccccgagcaccctctcccgagtacttgagtgagaccttcggggcaccgagtcctcgcgggctgccacgtgcagccccgagcaccctctcccgagtacttgagtgagaccttcggggcaccgagtcctcgcgggctgccacgtgcagccccgagcaccctctcccgagcactttagagggaccttcggggcaccgagtcctcgggggctgccacgcgcagccccgagcaccctctcccgagtctctgcttttaccttgcagggtggtgatatgtggtgggcggccggtttggcctcgggacttagggacccctggttctaaatacaccgacaaagGGTGTTCTTCGACGAAAGGTCTGACGAAGGGTGACCACCGACGAAGGGTGTCCTCCGACGAAGGTCCGACGAAGGCCTGATTAAGCTTGACGAAGGTCCGACAAAGGGTTGTTCTTCGACGAAGGGTCTGACGAAGGGTGACCACCGACGAAGGGTGTCCTCCGACGAAGGTCCACGCCCGCAGAATGAAATTTGTCTGATCTGAAGGCCTCCTCCCCCTCAGAACCGGATCCCCACGGATGACGTCAACTGTTGGAACCATTTCCAACTACAGTACCGAAGAGGTTCCTATCCAggtgagagagaggagtgatGCCCGTGGGGGGGAGAGAGATCTCCCTCCTCTCGACCTCTTAGGTCCTtggtgagagggagaggtgaGACTTCCTCTCCAATCTTTAATGAAGTATAAATATTATAAGGAAATCTTTGAGTCTTTACATGATCTGCTTAGTTATATGAATTGCTATGTGAGCTTTTTTATGGGACTAAGCCTTTCCCCCAACACTAATGACGTGATCTTCTTAACGATTCTTTCGTCCAATGATGCCCATAGGTTGTTCCTGCATGTGGCCAACTAGGACAGATGCTCATCAGCTGCTGAGTAATTTCATGAGTTGTTAAGCTTTAGTGGAGCCCACTCTTATTTTCCAAATGACCCTTATCTATCACACGGTATTCGTCCTGTCTGAACTCAGTGCCCGGCAAAGCATAGACCCAACTAACTAATATTCACATAATACGTGTTCAATCCAGACGGCTTTTTTTATACTAAATTGGATGTGCACACACGCCATGTATACTTAGAATATCCCaaccatattctttttattttatttttatctgaTTTCTCTTCAGATTCTCATTTCTTTTATTCTCACTCTATCTTTAACAGTTTTTCTTCGAGGAGATTTGTGAAGgaataggagagagaatctcatGGTAAAAGAAATAGAGATATAAATTCTTTTGTGACGTAACTGTAAAGAAAAATCGTTAGAGCATTAAATATAATGAGAATTTCTTCATGAAATGAACAAGAACTACGAATGGATTTGGTTGAATATAGCCTTACTCGTGTGTCCCGGCGCACGTCTAAACAAACTTTGGTTTTTTGATACtgccaacttttttttttctaaagatGGCATCTTTTTGGCCCATGTAGTAAGTTGGGCCACCGTGAACAGGTGGACTACAAATAGCTCAAAACAAGGCCGTCCGTATAGCCCAGCATGTAGAAATACGCACATAGCAGCCCATTACCACCCGTTTCCAAGCCGTGTGcagaaaggagagggagagcaggaagaagaagacggCATCATGGCGACGGCGCAGGCGGCCTCGGCGTCCCCAACCCACCACCGCGTGTCCTCCCCGGCGGcgtcgccgccgcagccgccgtaCCCCAGCGCTGCCAGGATCGCCGACTCCACCTGCTTCCCCCAGTACACCGCCTCCCTCAAGTGTATGTACCCTACTACCCAGCCGCCCTAATCCCAATCCATCCACCCCCATCTCCTCCGCGCCTAGACCCCTTCACGCTTTTTAGTTCGTTCTTTCGGAAAAATCGCATGCGTGTACGGTGACTCGCTGATGCTATGCTATCGCTGTCTCTCTTCAAGGTCTGGAGGCCAACCAAGACAAGAGCAAGTGCCAGCAGCAGTTCGACGATTACAAGGAGTGCAAGAAGAAAGAGGTTTGCTATCTCCCGATTTCTCTTCATTCTTTGGTGCTGATACGCGATGGATGGCTTCATTGGTTGCACACACCGACTTACTGTTAGTTGTTCGAGATGCTTCAATTGAGCAACTTTAGGCCTTTATTGCTCCAAAATTGCCTCTTTTAAAAGCTTTAAGCACTTTTGGTGCATCTTAAAGGACCTCAGCGTGCTCGTGATTATATAGACTCGCTTCCTAGCTATGTCATCTTGTTCTACTATGTTTACCGTATATGGTTTTGAGATTCCTCGTTTGGCATATGTCCATGCCTGCCAAATATTGATTTCAGTGGCTAATAGTGCCAAATATTGAATTCAGTGGTTACAGTCCATGTCATCTTGTTCTACTATCTTCATGACAGTAAGGAAACAGATTGTTCTGGAAATCTTGGTGCTGTAAAATTTGAGATGTATGGTTACAGTACAATGAGTTAGAAAAAATGAATGAGCAATTAGCTAGTAACTTTGATATCTATGCACAGAACTGGGCACTGTGATATGGCATCCCAACTGTGCATAATTGAGTTCAAGATCTCGGTATGGTGCATTTTTATGAGCTTAtgagcaaaaaaaaagagaactgatttccatgttgctgtTATGTATTGCTATCACCTTCGTTTCCAGGGCCCTCTTGCTTTTTAGTTTCTTTGCCTCATCTACATACAGCTTGCACTCCTTATCCATCAGGTATCGGTATCCTGACAAGAGAAGTGATGCTAGTGACTTGATTAATGCTTCATTCCTCCTTGTATGCTAGCTTACAATTACAGCACATGAGTAGAGGTTAATAGCATTTAATTACAAAACCCACTGACAAGGTCTACTCCAATGTCCCAAGTTCTTCACTTCAGTGGCCTGAATACTTAATCATCATGTGGTCATTTACTCAAGATTTCAGAATGGTCAAAATACCATAATCCTCTTGCTattattccccccccccccctagtcTTCTGAACCTTCCACGGTGCTTCTTCACCTTCCTGACTTACCCTTTTCTAATCTTGAAACACATATAGAAAGTCATATGCTACTATCTGCGAATCATATAGGTTTAGATAAAGTGAAAGATGAATTTGATTTATGTCCCACTCATGCACCATATCAAACCTGATAAGATTTGAATCTGAAAGAAAGTGTTTCTGCCAACAAATTGAGAATATACATATGACTGGCATACAATTAATAGATTGAAATATGTATTTTCTGTTGTTGTTAGCAAGTTAATATGGTATTTCTTATATTCGAGTACTGAACAGTTCTGGTTATTTGATTTATAAATCTGAACCAATGTTTATCTAAGTTTTCCCATTAATTGTTAGTGCTTCCCTTATATATGTATTCAGATACCGAGTAGCACCTCCATTATGCTATCCATATTATTTCCTTCTACTTAGTATCTTTCGTTTCCTAAGTATTTCAATGTTTTGCAGAGGGAGGCTCGGCTCGAACGAAACAAAAGCCGATCACTCTTTGGATGAGTAATTGTGTCCCATCTGAGCAATTTGCTGGCGATGTGCAATAAGTTGTTTCGTTGATGCGTGTGAAATCACAGCTTCTTCGTTTTCCTGCTGATCCTTTTTAACTTATGGAAAGTAGAAAATAGTAGACCAGCCTCTGGGTTGAGAAAGATGTAAGGTCTGAGAACAGCTCACTAGTTCATGTGTTGAGAATCAAATGAGCAAGGTTGTATTGAGAATCACGAATCATGACACAATAGAATTTGTTCAATAAAATGAAATTTTCCAGAACGCTTGTACTCCAAAATCTATTCATGTGTTCTTGCAAGCTGCAACATCCACCGGTTCAACTGGTCCGTGCCCTGTCGAAGTGAAAGTTCCCTTCCCTGCAGCATCAGCGGGTCGTGGCTCCTGAAGTAGGTAGCAACTTGCTGCACAATATCACAGAGGTAGAGGTTTATCGAGAAAGGAGAGAGCCATGCTGTGCAAGATCCTATTGACAACGATTGGTAGATGGTAGGTAGTGTGTTTATGGGGCTTGGTGTTGGAATAATTATTTTATATCTATCGGTTTATCGCCTTTATCTTGTGGATGGCTAAGTTGTGAAAGAGACACAATCAATCACTGGCTGATCGGAAAAAAGATATTTGTCATGCAGGATCATGGTAGGCGTCGCGCGTCAACATGTACATGTGTCCATGGCTCCCGCACGGCGGCCATCGTCGATCGCCTAGTTCTGCAGGAGCGTCATCTAGCCAGCATACAGTTATTTGCTTGCTCTTCACGACGCCACGGCAGGCAACTCGGCGAACACGGATATGAACACGGCTAGCTAGGTGGGATCTAGTCCACCATTCTGCAATTTCTGCGGGATCGGAGCGGGTGCCGCCCAACCAATGATCGCTGAAATCCCATCGCTTGACGAGATGACGGTGACTACTCGAATACTCCATGTTGGATTCTGCCCAGGGCCTCGTCGGGCTAGGATCCGAAGCAAAGTCAGAGATACTACAGTAAATTGTTTGCCGTTTATTACTGTAGCAGTACCGTATCACTAAAATCCTGACCGTCCATCCGTGATCCGAAGGACGAGAAAATGCAAAGTGCGATTTACTGTAGCATCTGCGAATCCGTTGGGCTTTTTGTCTACGGCTCATCACGCGACCATCATGTTCGGTGAGGTGGATTTGCGGAGTTGTAGTCCACAATTCCACATGATTCACTTCTGAACCTCTGacatatttctatattttttgttCATCTGATGCTGTCACGATTCAGTGATTCACGCCAACGGAAGCGAGCAAACGACGTGGAAGAACTGCATCGTCCCCACAAGCTCCCTCGCGTGCCTGGCCGCGAGGCGCGAGCACCCTGCCAGCTAGGCCAGAGTGCCAAGCGTTACAAGCAGCAATATGGAACTAGTTGCTGCGAACCTCCGTGAGCACTGAGCAGTTCACGGCTGGGCAGTCAACAGGTAACATCGGTACCAATTACAGAAGCAATCGAGTAACGGCAGAGCTCCACTCCCTGCTCCAGCTGGATCCAGATCCTCTGTCAGTATGGAACAGTAATTTTGCGGGAGGAcaaacagtattttcagccggCACTCTAGTAATGCACccgttgaaaaaaaatattatagcaACAAATCCTATCGGTCCATCTATGATTCAACATCTCATGATGAAGTAAATTCATCGTAATTTCACTCCATTATGAAGTTAGAAGATTTGAATTCGCTCAAGCTTTAAAAATTTTAGAACTACAGCTGTAAGCAAATTGATGGCCTTTGCTTTAACCATCTTGCTCTTTTTTTCTGACtgaaaacatatatttaaataattttattttatcctataaattcCAGATGTGCATGAATCTCAAAGCTTGAGCTTGTCAAACAAGATCTAAAATCAGTATGTGTGCACGCATTATCCATGTCATTTCTCACGCAAACATCATTTCGACATCGACAGAAACTAACCCGGTCGGAGCAATAGCCAGCCGCATTCCTTCGGTGTCACGAAACCAGTTTTTCCTTCCATGAAACAATTCAACACAAGGTTGTTGCAGTAAAAGCAGTCAAAGATCTTCTGCAAAAGTAGTGATATGCTGAACACGGCACTCTTCTATTTGTGCTGAACCACAGACAAGCAATACACACATCGAAACTGAATCTAACCACTACGGGACACTAACCCAAGCTATAATCTTCAGACAGCTAAAAAGAGCCCTCGGGACACCAAATGCCAGTTCTCTAACGCCCTATGAATCACAGCTTCACAAGGTAATTTGCCTAACGAACTGCGCTCAGGAGAAAAGCCTTCGGGACCAAGCGGAAGCGGGTGCTGGTTGAactgcagcagctgctgctttATGGGCGAGGCTTGCAGCCTTTTCTTTGGCTTCCACTATCCTTGCTCCCTTCGGATCAGCCAAAAGGGACTGCTGGAAGGACTGTGGAAATCCTGTTGCAATGATCGTCACATGTATCTCACCAGTGTAACGGTCGTCAACAACGGCCCCAAAAATTATGTTTGCAGAAGGATCAGCCAAGCTTGTCACAATCTGCAAAAGGTGAATGAGTGATTACTTACTATTAGGATATGTGTTTGCAAATTTAATACTTCATAGTTCATACATCTACAAGGCTTGATGCCCCTGTCCCGGTGGAACTATATGGTCactatgatctaaatattcACACACCTGGGACACCTTGTTCACTTCTTGCAAAGTGATGTCCTTCC harbors:
- the LOC133889722 gene encoding uncharacterized protein LOC133889722, encoding MATAQAASASPTHHRVSSPAASPPQPPYPSAARIADSTCFPQYTASLKCLEANQDKSKCQQQFDDYKECKKKEREARLERNKSRSLFG